The following are from one region of the Candidatus Ozemobacteraceae bacterium genome:
- a CDS encoding ATP-binding cassette domain-containing protein, with protein sequence MTSPEKSLPSVPAEGALAAVSAGLAGGAGVAAAAAAAVGGAAGCSRPETPVLSVLGVGKAFELERPLWNRCADWWSGHPAPRIQALSDVSFEVGAHETVGILGESGSGKSTLARVLMGLHQADAGHAMLQGRSLFSADRGVILENLRHMQMIFQDPFSSLDPRMSVRRILEEPLRIHDAGHSSGWGARLENGLAEVGLERDVLDRYPSEFSGGQRQRIGICRALILNPTLLIADEAVSALDVSVQAQILELLLRLKEARGLSLLFISHDIAVVRQISDRVLVLYRGKIVESMPADCLLRDPAHPYTRRLLEAALHLREGAQLTADAADAAGGNARGATGCPSRDRCVRASSVCADSPALAELHPGHLVACHHPKN encoded by the coding sequence GTGACCTCACCTGAAAAATCGCTTCCCTCCGTGCCCGCGGAAGGCGCGCTGGCGGCTGTCTCTGCCGGTCTGGCCGGTGGCGCCGGGGTTGCAGCCGCGGCAGCAGCAGCTGTCGGGGGGGCGGCGGGATGTTCCCGGCCGGAGACCCCGGTTTTGTCCGTCCTGGGGGTCGGGAAAGCCTTCGAGCTGGAACGCCCTCTCTGGAACAGATGCGCGGACTGGTGGAGTGGCCACCCTGCACCCAGGATTCAAGCGCTCTCTGATGTATCGTTCGAAGTCGGAGCGCACGAAACCGTCGGCATTCTCGGCGAAAGCGGGTCTGGAAAGTCGACCCTTGCGCGCGTGCTGATGGGACTCCATCAGGCGGATGCCGGACATGCGATGCTCCAGGGACGCAGCCTGTTTTCAGCTGACCGGGGCGTCATTCTGGAAAATCTCCGCCACATGCAGATGATCTTTCAGGACCCCTTCAGTTCGCTCGATCCGCGGATGTCCGTACGACGCATTCTTGAAGAGCCGCTTCGCATACACGATGCGGGGCACAGCTCTGGGTGGGGCGCTCGCCTCGAGAACGGCCTGGCTGAAGTCGGGCTCGAACGCGATGTTCTGGACCGGTATCCCAGCGAGTTCAGCGGGGGCCAGCGCCAGCGGATCGGCATCTGCCGTGCGCTGATTCTGAACCCGACCCTGCTGATCGCCGACGAGGCGGTTTCCGCCCTCGACGTGTCCGTGCAGGCGCAGATCCTTGAACTTCTTCTGCGCTTGAAAGAGGCGCGCGGGCTTTCTCTTTTATTTATATCACATGATATAGCTGTCGTCCGCCAGATATCCGACCGCGTGCTGGTCCTGTATCGGGGAAAAATCGTCGAGTCGATGCCGGCCGACTGCCTCCTTCGTGATCCGGCGCATCCCTACACCCGCAGGCTTCTCGAAGCCGCTCTTCATTTGCGCGAAGGCGCGCAACTGACCGCGGATGCCGCCGACGCGGCGGGGGGAAACGCACGAGGTGCGACCGGTTGTCCCAGTCGCGATCGCTGTGTTCGTGCGAGTTCCGTATGCGCAGATTCGCCTGCGCTCGCCGAACTTCATCCGGGCCACCTGGTCGCCTGCCACCACCCGAAAAACTGA
- a CDS encoding ABC transporter ATP-binding protein, with translation MPPILSVSDYSLTLHGSDGRPLPVLQSVNLEIARGCCVGVAGESGSGKSVLALSVMGLLPQSAVVARSGTIRFDDLDLLSLDEEAFRTIRGRRMAMVFQEPMTAMNPLMTLFDQVGETVQAHLPGATREEIRDRVMRSLQRAGFADPARFISSFPHQLSGGMRQRAMLAMALVMEPELVIADEPTTALDAALQIQLLGELRRQVRAGGSSMMFISHDLGVIRAVSDELVVMYAGVVVESGPTQDVMARPAHPYTAALIEALPRLIIEKRLPRPIAGHLPAPDRKPAGCVFSDRCSRVQENCRKALPGVTELGTGRRVRCLFPNG, from the coding sequence ATGCCCCCGATCCTGAGCGTTTCTGACTATTCGCTGACCCTGCACGGCAGTGATGGGCGGCCTCTTCCGGTGCTTCAGAGCGTGAACCTGGAAATCGCCCGGGGCTGTTGCGTCGGCGTCGCCGGCGAGTCTGGTTCGGGCAAGTCCGTCCTTGCGCTGAGCGTGATGGGGTTGCTGCCGCAGTCAGCTGTCGTCGCGCGCTCGGGGACGATCAGGTTCGATGATCTCGACCTGCTTTCGCTCGACGAGGAAGCGTTTCGCACGATTCGCGGCAGGCGCATGGCGATGGTGTTCCAGGAGCCGATGACGGCGATGAACCCGCTGATGACCCTCTTCGACCAGGTCGGCGAGACGGTGCAGGCGCATCTGCCCGGGGCAACCCGCGAGGAAATACGGGACCGCGTCATGCGATCGCTTCAACGGGCCGGCTTTGCCGATCCCGCGCGGTTCATCTCATCCTTCCCTCATCAGCTGAGCGGAGGCATGCGCCAGCGGGCCATGCTCGCCATGGCGCTCGTCATGGAGCCGGAACTCGTCATCGCCGACGAGCCGACCACCGCTCTCGACGCGGCTCTCCAGATCCAGCTTCTCGGGGAGCTTCGGCGACAGGTGCGGGCCGGCGGCAGTTCGATGATGTTCATCAGCCACGATCTCGGCGTCATCAGGGCCGTGTCCGACGAACTCGTCGTGATGTATGCCGGCGTCGTCGTGGAATCCGGGCCGACGCAGGACGTGATGGCTCGGCCGGCGCATCCCTATACCGCGGCGCTGATCGAGGCTTTGCCGCGATTGATCATCGAAAAGCGCCTACCCCGGCCGATTGCAGGACATCTGCCGGCTCCCGACAGAAAGCCGGCCGGCTGCGTTTTTTCCGATCGGTGTTCCAGGGTGCAGGAAAACTGTCGGAAGGCATTGCCCGGAGTGACCGAGCTTGGAACAGGCCGCCGGGTGCGCTGCCTCTTTCCGAACGGCTGA